One window of Deltaproteobacteria bacterium genomic DNA carries:
- a CDS encoding YbaK/EbsC family protein yields MSIAPRLRWYLDAQGVRYELIPHPHSASSAETARAAALPLETLAKPVLLEDEQGYVMALVPASCRVDLRSLSEQLHRELTLAGEREMAPLFHDCEQGALPALGSPYRIPTVYDDALAELREVCFEAGDHEDVVRMAGAEFVRLLAGAKHGRFSVPL; encoded by the coding sequence ATGTCGATCGCCCCCCGCCTGCGCTGGTACCTCGATGCGCAAGGCGTCCGCTACGAGCTGATCCCGCATCCCCACTCGGCGAGCAGCGCGGAGACGGCGCGCGCGGCCGCGCTGCCGCTCGAGACGCTCGCGAAGCCGGTGCTGCTCGAGGACGAGCAGGGCTACGTGATGGCGCTGGTGCCCGCCTCGTGCCGGGTGGACCTGCGCAGCCTGTCGGAGCAGCTCCACCGCGAGCTCACGCTCGCAGGCGAGCGGGAGATGGCCCCGCTGTTCCACGACTGCGAGCAGGGCGCGCTGCCGGCGCTCGGGTCACCCTACCGGATCCCGACCGTGTACGACGACGCGCTCGCCGAGCTGCGCGAGGTCTGCTTCGAGGCCGGCGACCACGAGGACGTGGTGCGCATGGCAGGCGCCGAGTTCGTGCGCCTGCTGGCGGGCGCGAAGCACGGGCGCTTCAGCGTTCCGCTCTAG
- a CDS encoding putative sulfate exporter family transporter, whose product MTTSPSPTNPYENPALARWIDSYEGLPDWTDPAETPAERVARSSAGRRANELFALAGATLPGLALTALIAAAAFAGARGVGTSLLGFERSPVSPILVAILLGLGIRNTIGLPGVYEAGVRLGLKRVLRVGVALLGVQLSLGAAGAIGLVALPVVAACIAAALAFAAFVGRRLALPPRLATLIAVGTAICGNTAIVATAPVIGADDDETSYAVGCITVFGLLALLAYPFLSHALFGGDAARAGLFLGTAIHDTAQVAGAGLLYLQQYGERAALDTATVTKLVRNLCMLVVIPGVALLHQRSAAHGPGRRLDWHQALPGFVFVFVGLTALRTLGDLGERPFGLLAPETWHAGLDAAAWLSSACLTVAMASVGLGTHLARLRSLGLRPLAAGLWIALAVGAVSFAVIRLLEPLVGSWL is encoded by the coding sequence ATGACGACGTCGCCCTCACCGACCAACCCCTACGAGAATCCGGCGCTGGCGCGCTGGATCGACAGCTACGAGGGTCTGCCGGACTGGACCGATCCGGCCGAGACCCCGGCCGAGCGGGTGGCACGCTCGAGCGCGGGACGGCGCGCCAACGAGCTCTTCGCGCTGGCCGGCGCGACCCTGCCCGGGCTGGCGCTGACCGCGCTGATCGCGGCCGCGGCGTTCGCGGGCGCACGCGGCGTCGGCACCTCGTTGCTCGGCTTCGAGCGCAGCCCGGTGAGCCCGATCCTGGTCGCGATCCTGCTCGGCCTCGGGATCCGCAACACGATCGGCCTGCCGGGCGTCTACGAAGCCGGCGTGCGGCTCGGGCTCAAGCGCGTGCTGCGCGTCGGCGTCGCGCTGCTCGGCGTCCAGCTCAGCCTCGGTGCCGCGGGCGCGATCGGGCTCGTCGCGCTGCCGGTGGTCGCGGCCTGCATCGCCGCCGCCCTGGCGTTCGCCGCGTTCGTCGGCCGGCGTCTCGCGCTGCCGCCCCGGCTCGCGACGCTGATCGCGGTCGGCACCGCGATCTGCGGCAACACCGCGATCGTCGCGACCGCGCCGGTGATCGGCGCCGACGACGACGAGACCAGCTACGCGGTCGGCTGCATCACCGTCTTCGGCCTGCTGGCGCTGCTCGCCTACCCGTTCCTCTCGCACGCGCTCTTCGGGGGCGATGCCGCCCGTGCGGGCCTCTTCCTCGGCACCGCGATCCACGACACCGCGCAGGTGGCCGGCGCCGGCCTGCTCTACCTCCAGCAGTACGGCGAGCGGGCGGCGCTCGACACGGCCACCGTCACCAAGCTGGTCCGCAACCTGTGCATGCTCGTGGTGATCCCGGGCGTCGCCCTGCTCCACCAGCGCAGCGCCGCGCACGGGCCGGGCCGGCGGCTCGACTGGCACCAGGCGCTGCCCGGCTTCGTGTTCGTCTTCGTCGGGCTGACCGCGCTGCGCACGCTCGGCGACCTCGGCGAACGCCCGTTCGGCCTGCTCGCTCCCGAGACCTGGCACGCGGGCCTCGACGCCGCCGCCTGGCTGTCGAGCGCGTGCCTGACGGTCGCGATGGCGTCGGTCGGGCTCGGTACCCACCTGGCACGCCTGCGCAGCCTCGGCCTGCGCCCGCTCGCGGCGGGGCTCTGGATCGCGCTCGCGGTCGGTGCGGTCTCGTTCGCGGTGATCCGGCTGCTCGAGCCGCTGGTGGGGAGCTGGCTCTAG